A region from the Triticum aestivum cultivar Chinese Spring chromosome 3D, IWGSC CS RefSeq v2.1, whole genome shotgun sequence genome encodes:
- the LOC123079532 gene encoding type I inositol polyphosphate 5-phosphatase 10 → MASAGEEKMKGCRPKLFGAKEKKSAKRTDSPSCNAAAELGPSPSKTVSASPLRTLSGVKSIRLSHFLAQPSSINRTTEPIRIFVSTWNVGGKAPTAELNMDDFVPPDDHSDIYVLGFQEIVPLNAGNVLVIEDNEPAARWLVLINQALNRPADNDTNVFQHPTSPSVDSTSSRASSSLDTSFSELTKTASGSTIFQKSSLKAIRKPFMPMQRKRLKACNCPAEMVKSSYRDACFRRPKKHADETDSSGEEEKENTRDSCGSVLSEVTSAPTARDQLKYNLIVCKQMVGIFVTVWVKKELVQHIGHLRTSCIGRGILGCLGNKGCISVSMTVHQTSFCFICSHLASGQKEGDEFRRNSDVLEIQRLTLFSRLCRRTGRRIPEKILEHDKVIWFGDLNYRIALSYEDTKRLLTENNWDALFEKDQLKIERDAGRVFKGWNEGKIYFAPTYKYSSNSDAYAGETATSNKKRRTPAWCDRILWRGDGTSQLSYYRGESRFSDHRPVCGTFIVEVEALNRKTRRRSSNADMKIGAEELLPTDKNKGKEEPAHWDSSCASPTPPDQSSTPWWRRCCYLSNHDVLAEA, encoded by the exons CAGCTGAGCTTGGACCAAGTCCTTCTAAGACAGTATCCGCTTCCCCCTTGAGAACACTTTCAG GAGTTAAGAGCATACGTCTCAGCCATTTCCTGGCCCAACCTTCTTCTATTAATAGAACAACTGAGCCCATCAG AATTTTTGTCTCTACCTGGAACGTCGGTGGGAAAGCACCTACTGCTGAACTGAACATGGATGATTTTGTTCCACCTGATGATCATTCAGATATTTATGTGTTGGG TTTTCAGGAAATTGTTCCTCTCAATGCTGGTAATGTGCTTGTGATAGAAGACAATGAACCAGCTGCAAGGTGGCTTGTTCTTATAAACCAAGCACTAAACCGGCCAGCTGATAATGATACCAATGTCTTTCAGCATCCGACATCTCCATCTGTCGATTCTACTTCATCTCGAGCTTCTTCAAGCCTCGACACTTCATTCTCTGAATTAACAAAAACAGCAAGTGGTTCCACAATCTTCCAGAAATCTTCCCTCAAAGCCATCAGAAAACCTTTCATGCCAATGCAGAGAAAACGGCTTAAGGCCTGCAACTGCCCAGCAGAAATGGTCAAATCATCGTACAGGGATGCTTGCTTTCGGCGCCCGAAAAAACATGCTGACGAGACTGATTCCTCGGGAGAGGAAGAGAAAGAGAACACGAGGGATTCTTGCGGCTCTGTGCTAAGTGAAGTAACTTCCGCTCCCACCGCAAGGGATCAGCTAAAATATAACCTCATAGTATGCAAACAAATGGTTGGTATTTTTGTCACTGTGTGGGTAAAGAAAGAACTAGTGCAACACATCGGCCATCTAAGAACGTCTTGCATAGGGCGAGGAATCCTGGGCTGTCTTGGAAACAAG GGATGTATATCAGTAAGCATGACAGTGCACCAGACAAGCTTTTGTTTCATCTGCAGCCATTTGGCTTCAGGTCAGAAAGAAGGGGACGAATTCAGAAGAAACTCTGATGTTCTAGAGATACAGCGGCTCACACTGTTTTCGAGGCTTTGCAGGAGAACCGGGCGAAGAATTCCTGAGAAAATTCTTGAGCATGA TAAGGTGATATGGTTTGGGGATTTGAACTACCGTATTGCACTGAGCTATGAAGATACGAAAAGGCTTTTGACGGAAAATAATTGGGATGCCCTTTTCGAAAAGGATCAG CTAAAAATTGAACGAGATGCTGGACGAGTGTTCAAGGGATGGAATGAGGGGAAGATATATTTTGCTCCCACATACAAGTACTCCTCTAACTCGGATGCGTATGCTGGTGAGACTGCAACATCAAACAAAAAGAGGAGAACACCAGCATG GTGTGATAGAATATTGTGGCGAGGAGACGGCACTTCACAATTGTCCTACTACCGTGGAGAGTCCCGATTTTCAGATCATCGTCCTGTCTGTGGAACCTTCATTGTCGAGGTTGAGGCACTAAACAGAAAGACAAGGAGGCGCTCATCTAATGCTGACATGAAAATCGGTGCTGAAGAGCTTCTACCAACGGACAAGAATAAGGGTAAAG AAGAACCGGCACACTGGGATTCGTCATGTGCCTCTCCAACACCTCCAGATCAAAGTTCCACACCATGGTGGCGGCGATGCTGTTATCTGAGCAACCACGATGTTCTTGCTGAGGCATGA